The following are from one region of the Rhizobium sullae genome:
- a CDS encoding response regulator encodes MSFLGISGMQYSGEMFARARIILAEDSNVFTSMISKRLKELFDIDVEICRNFDDLQLAYDKSSEPIMLAISNINLPGAEKGEALEYLVDLSIPTIVFTGTFHEGLRDELMSKDIVDYILKDNIFAVDLLAEAICRFLTNKRHHVLIVDDSATARALLSSRLKRYNFRVSVAESGAKALEILRANRDIGLMVTDYNMPDIDGFELTRRIRANIGSHQLRIIGVSSSSNRLLSARFLKAGGNDFMLRPFIDEEFYCRVNQNLDTLLQIQTMKRERAVA; translated from the coding sequence ATGTCATTTTTAGGCATTTCGGGAATGCAGTATTCCGGAGAGATGTTTGCTCGTGCGCGTATTATTCTCGCGGAAGATTCCAATGTCTTTACGTCGATGATCAGCAAGCGGTTAAAAGAGCTTTTCGATATCGACGTCGAGATCTGCCGCAATTTCGATGACCTGCAGCTCGCCTACGACAAGTCTTCCGAGCCGATCATGCTGGCGATATCGAACATCAATCTGCCCGGCGCTGAAAAGGGCGAGGCGCTGGAATATCTGGTCGATCTCAGCATTCCGACCATCGTCTTCACTGGCACCTTCCATGAGGGCCTGCGCGACGAACTGATGTCGAAGGATATCGTCGACTACATCCTCAAGGATAACATCTTCGCAGTCGATCTGCTCGCGGAAGCGATCTGCCGCTTCCTCACCAATAAGCGCCATCACGTGCTGATCGTCGACGACAGCGCCACGGCGCGCGCGCTGCTCTCCAGCCGCCTGAAGCGCTATAACTTCCGCGTCAGCGTTGCCGAGAGCGGCGCCAAGGCGCTCGAGATCCTGAGGGCCAATCGCGACATCGGCCTGATGGTCACCGATTACAATATGCCCGATATCGACGGCTTCGAGCTGACGCGGCGCATCCGGGCCAATATCGGCTCGCATCAGCTGCGCATCATCGGCGTTTCGTCCTCGTCCAATCGGCTGCTTTCGGCGCGCTTCCTCAAGGCGGGCGGCAACGATTTCATGCTGCGTCCGTTCATAGACGAGGAGTTCTACTGCCGCGTCAACCAGAACCTCGACACGCTTCTCCAGATCCAGACGATGAAGAGGGAGCGGGCCGTTGCCTGA
- a CDS encoding diguanylate cyclase gives MAFQADFNRDGSGPRFGGQKILLIEDSRMFSAVLCHRFQTELGLNVKSCSSLKALQDALAQDDQGYTMAVVDLNLPDSPYGEALDCTIEHNIPAIVFTATFDIATRNRILERNVIDYVLKDNEFALDNLVATVRRAILNRKMRVLVADDVPSARQVLVDLLKAQQYMVVEATSGLEALAALEAYGDIELVVTDHHMPDMTGYELTRRIRHRFGSDRMRVIGISSSNDRLLSASFLKAGASDFVYRPFVAEELQCRIANNVETLTQMKQLRAAAACDYLTGLHNRRYFYDYGPKVVNECLRQKSLSSVAILDIDHFKRLNDTYGHEIGDEVLKAVANRLAVIFEGSDNLLSRLGGEEFAILFPMMDSAAATKLCDEVRSDISRLKVAADDEELSVTISIGVAEISGYETFENYLNAADQFLYMAKHKGRNQVYSDARMTEEAAQ, from the coding sequence ATGGCGTTTCAGGCGGATTTCAATCGGGATGGCTCAGGTCCGCGCTTCGGCGGCCAGAAAATACTTCTGATTGAAGATTCGCGGATGTTTTCCGCAGTGCTCTGCCACCGGTTCCAGACCGAACTCGGTCTCAACGTCAAATCATGTTCTTCGCTGAAGGCACTGCAGGACGCGCTGGCGCAAGATGATCAGGGCTACACCATGGCGGTCGTCGACCTGAATTTGCCGGATTCGCCCTATGGCGAGGCGCTCGACTGCACGATCGAGCACAACATCCCCGCGATCGTCTTCACCGCGACCTTCGATATCGCGACGCGCAACCGGATACTGGAGCGCAACGTCATCGATTATGTCCTGAAGGACAATGAATTCGCGCTCGACAATCTGGTCGCGACCGTTCGGCGGGCGATACTGAATCGCAAGATGCGCGTCCTCGTCGCCGATGACGTTCCGTCCGCGCGCCAGGTGCTCGTCGATCTGCTGAAGGCGCAGCAATATATGGTCGTCGAGGCGACGTCGGGGCTGGAGGCGCTTGCGGCGCTTGAGGCCTACGGCGATATCGAGCTCGTGGTGACGGACCACCATATGCCGGATATGACTGGCTATGAGTTAACGCGCCGCATCCGCCATCGCTTCGGTTCCGACCGGATGCGGGTCATCGGTATCTCGTCTTCCAATGACCGTTTGCTGTCTGCGAGCTTCCTGAAGGCCGGGGCCAGCGATTTCGTCTACAGGCCGTTCGTGGCCGAGGAGCTTCAGTGCCGCATTGCCAACAATGTCGAGACGCTGACGCAGATGAAGCAGCTGCGGGCGGCAGCGGCGTGCGACTACCTGACGGGTCTCCACAACCGCCGCTATTTCTACGATTACGGGCCTAAGGTCGTGAACGAGTGCCTGAGGCAGAAATCGCTGAGTTCGGTCGCCATCCTCGATATCGATCATTTCAAGCGGCTAAACGACACCTATGGCCACGAGATCGGCGACGAGGTGCTGAAGGCGGTTGCCAATCGGCTTGCCGTCATCTTCGAGGGCAGCGACAACCTGCTCTCACGCCTCGGTGGCGAGGAGTTCGCCATCCTTTTCCCGATGATGGATTCCGCTGCGGCAACGAAGCTCTGCGACGAAGTCCGCTCGGATATTTCACGGCTGAAGGTGGCTGCCGACGATGAGGAACTGTCGGTCACCATCTCGATCGGCGTTGCTGAAATCTCGGGATACGAGACCTTCGAAAATTATCTCAACGCCGCAGACCAGTTTCTCTATATGGCCAAGCACAAGGGCCGCAATCAGGTCTATTCCGACGCCAGGATGACGGAAGAAGCGGCGCAGTAA
- a CDS encoding GlxA family transcriptional regulator, with translation MNKMLTKKRSLVFFMVPQFTMLPFSAAIDTLRIANRMLGYAAYTWRLTSVDGNKVYSSCGIGVEANSSLAEERRHLSGENRPSMVLVCSGIDVEDFNNKSVNAWLRESYNRGVAVGSLCTGAHVLAQAGLLNGKRCAIHWENLPGFSEAFPQAEVYADLYEVDSNLYTCAGGTASLDMMLNLIGQDFGEALVNRVCEQHLTDRVRSPHDRQRLPLRARLGVQNAKVLSIIELMEGNLAEPLSLLEIADGAGLSRRQIERLFRQEMGRSPARYYLEIRLDRARHLLVQSSMPVVEVAVACGFVSASHFSKCYRELYNRSPQQERAERKLTMATARQAIAA, from the coding sequence ATGAACAAGATGCTGACCAAGAAGCGTTCTCTCGTGTTCTTCATGGTTCCCCAGTTCACCATGCTGCCCTTTTCGGCGGCGATCGACACGCTGCGCATCGCAAACCGCATGCTCGGCTACGCGGCTTACACTTGGCGGCTGACCTCGGTCGACGGCAACAAAGTTTATTCCTCCTGCGGCATCGGCGTCGAGGCGAATTCCTCCCTCGCTGAAGAGCGCCGGCATCTCAGCGGCGAGAACCGGCCAAGCATGGTGCTCGTCTGTTCGGGCATTGATGTCGAGGATTTCAACAACAAGTCCGTCAATGCCTGGCTTCGCGAATCCTACAACCGCGGCGTTGCCGTCGGAAGCCTCTGTACGGGCGCGCATGTGCTTGCTCAGGCAGGGCTCCTGAACGGCAAGCGCTGCGCGATCCACTGGGAAAACCTGCCGGGCTTTTCCGAAGCCTTCCCGCAGGCGGAGGTCTATGCCGACCTCTACGAAGTGGACAGCAATCTCTACACCTGCGCCGGCGGCACCGCTTCGCTCGACATGATGCTGAACCTGATCGGACAGGATTTCGGCGAGGCGCTCGTCAACCGGGTTTGCGAGCAGCACCTGACAGATCGCGTCCGCAGCCCGCACGACCGTCAGCGCCTACCGCTGCGCGCCCGCCTCGGCGTCCAGAACGCCAAGGTCCTGTCGATCATCGAACTGATGGAAGGCAATCTCGCCGAACCTCTGTCGCTGCTTGAGATCGCCGACGGCGCCGGCCTGTCCCGCCGCCAGATCGAGCGGCTTTTTCGTCAGGAAATGGGCCGGTCCCCTGCCCGCTACTATCTGGAGATCAGGCTTGACCGCGCCCGCCACCTGCTGGTGCAGTCTTCGATGCCGGTCGTCGAAGTCGCGGTCGCTTGCGGCTTCGTCTCCGCGTCGCATTTCTCGAAGTGTTATCGCGAACTCTACAACCGTTCGCCGCAGCAGGAGCGCGCAGAGCGCAAGCTGACCATGGCAACGGCCCGCCAGGCGATCGCAGCGTAA